A single region of the Halorussus gelatinilyticus genome encodes:
- a CDS encoding GNAT family N-acetyltransferase, with protein MGQREADSDGIEIREAESSDAEGIRSVALESMRASYADVLDEEVIETAVENWYADEAMDAELEEEGMLYLVAVAGDEVVGFSQNLLSESGSTGTVLWLHVDPDNRDENVGTTLLNQTLATFSDRGVERIAAEVLAENEAGCTFYEANGFEKASEREREIGGDTYVENLYVHEGRAKYETREYDGQTLYVNWAESNRGSKAPFYAAYSDEDGEELFGYFCSNCESFDTAMDSMERLECNDCGNTKKPVRWDASYL; from the coding sequence ATGGGACAGAGAGAGGCCGACTCCGACGGTATCGAAATCCGCGAAGCCGAATCGAGCGACGCCGAGGGGATTCGAAGCGTCGCGCTGGAGTCGATGCGGGCGTCCTACGCCGACGTCCTCGACGAGGAGGTCATCGAGACCGCGGTCGAGAACTGGTACGCCGACGAGGCGATGGACGCCGAGTTGGAGGAGGAGGGGATGCTCTATCTCGTCGCCGTCGCGGGCGACGAGGTGGTCGGGTTCTCCCAGAACCTCCTGTCGGAGTCGGGCAGCACGGGAACCGTCCTCTGGTTGCACGTCGATCCGGACAACCGCGACGAGAACGTCGGGACGACCCTGCTGAACCAGACGCTGGCGACCTTCTCCGACCGCGGCGTCGAGCGCATCGCCGCGGAGGTACTCGCCGAGAACGAGGCCGGATGCACCTTCTACGAGGCCAACGGCTTCGAGAAGGCCAGCGAGCGCGAACGGGAAATCGGCGGCGACACCTACGTCGAGAACCTCTACGTCCACGAGGGCCGAGCCAAGTACGAGACCCGAGAGTACGACGGCCAGACACTCTACGTGAACTGGGCCGAGAGCAACCGGGGGTCGAAGGCCCCGTTCTACGCGGCCTACAGCGACGAGGACGGTGAGGAGCTGTTCGGTTACTTCTGCTCGAACTGCGAGAGCTTCGACACCGCGATGGACTCGATGGAGCGGTTGGAGTGCAACGACTGCGGGAACACGAAGAAGCCGGTGCGCTGGGACGCGTCGTATCTGTAG